One Panicum virgatum strain AP13 chromosome 9K, P.virgatum_v5, whole genome shotgun sequence genomic region harbors:
- the LOC120652558 gene encoding CBL-interacting protein kinase 31 isoform X4, which translates to MKLVKHPNVVRLFEVMGSKARIFIVLEYVTGGELFEIIATNGRLKEDEARKYFQQLINAVDYCHSRGVYHRDLKLENLLLDAAGNLKVSDFGLSALTEQLKADGLLHTTCGTPNYVAPEVIEDGGYDGATADIWSCGVILFVLLAGYLPFEDENIIALYKKISEAQFTCPSWFSPGAKNLITRILDPNPTTRITIAQILEDPWFKKGYKPPVFDEKYQTSLDDVDAAFGDSEDRHVKEETEDQPTTMNAFELISLNQALNLENLFEAKKEYKRETRFTSQCPPKEIITKIEEAAKPLGFDIQKKKYKMRMENPKAGRKGNLNVATEVFQIAPSLHVVELKKAKGDTLEFQKFYRSLSTQLKDVVWKCDGEVEGNSAAA; encoded by the exons ATGAAGTTAGTCAAGCATCCTAATGTTGTTCGACTGTTTGAG GTGATGGGAAGTAAAGCAAGAATTTTCATTGTTCTGGAATATGTTACTGGTGGAGAGCTTTTTGAAATCATT GCCACTAATGGAAGGTTGAAGGAGGACGAAGCACGGAAATATTTTCAGCAACTAATCAATGCAGTTGATTATTGCCACAGTAGGGGAGTGTACCACAGAGACTTGAAG TTAGAGAATTTGCTGCTTGATGCTGCTGGAAATCTCAAAGTATCTGACTTCGGTTTAAGTGCTTTAACTGAGCAATTGAAG GCTGATGGTCTGCTTCATACTACATGTGGAACTCCCAACTATGTTGCTCCTGAG GTGATTGAGGATGGAGGCTATGATGGCGCAACTGCTGATATTTGGTCTTGTGGAGTAATCCTCTTTGTTCTTCTTGCTGGTTATTTACCTTTCGAGGATGAAAACATCATTGCCTTATACAAAAAG ATCTCTGAAGCTCAGTTTACATGTCCCTCTTGGTTTTCGCCAGGAGCTAAGAACCTGATTACCAGAATTCTTGATCCCAATCCTACAACT CGGATCACCATTGCTCAGATACTGGAAGATCCTTGGTTCAAAAAGGGATACAAGCCTCCTGTTTTTGACGAGAAATATCAAACTAGTTTGGATGACGTCGATGCTGCTTTTGGAGACTCAGAA GACCGGCATGTGAAAGAGGAAACTGAAGATCAGCCGACCACAATGAATGCATTTGAACTGATTTCACTAAACCAGGCACTGAATCTGGAGAATTTGTTTGAGGCAAAGAAG GAGTATAAAAGAGAGACAAGATTCACCTCACAATGTCCTCCTAAGGAAATAATCACAAAGATAGAAGAGGCTGCAAAACCACTTGGATTTGACATTCAGAAGAAAAAATACAAG ATGAGGATGGAGAACCCAAAAGCAGGTAGAAAAGGCAATCTAAATGTTGCAACTGAG GTTTTTCAAATAGCCCCGTCTCTTCACGTGGTTGAGCTCAAGAAAGCAAAGGGGGATACTCTGGAGTTCCAAAAG TTCTACAGAAGTCTGTCGACCCAACTGAAGGATGTTGTGTGGAAGTGCGACGGGGAGGTCGAGGGCAACAGCGCGGCGGCATGA
- the LOC120652558 gene encoding CBL-interacting protein kinase 31 isoform X2 produces the protein MYRAKRAALSPKVKRRVGKYELGRTIGEGTFAKVRFAKNTENGDPVAIKILDKEKVQRHRLVEQIKREICTMKLVKHPNVVRLFEVMGSKARIFIVLEYVTGGELFEIIATNGRLKEDEARKYFQQLINAVDYCHSRGVYHRDLKLENLLLDAAGNLKVSDFGLSALTEQLKADGLLHTTCGTPNYVAPEVIEDGGYDGATADIWSCGVILFVLLAGYLPFEDENIIALYKKISEAQFTCPSWFSPGAKNLITRILDPNPTTRITIAQILEDPWFKKGYKPPVFDEKYQTSLDDVDAAFGDSEDRHVKEETEDQPTTMNAFELISLNQALNLENLFEAKKEYKRETRFTSQCPPKEIITKIEEAAKPLGFDIQKKKYKMRMENPKAGRKGNLNVATEVFQIAPSLHVVELKKAKGDTLEFQKFYRSLSTQLKDVVWKCDGEVEGNSAAA, from the exons ATGTATAGGGCTAAGAGAGCTGCACTGTCACCAAAGGTGAAGCGCCGTGTTGGGAAGTATGAGCTCGGACGCACTATTGGGGAAGGAACCTTCGCAAAGGTCCGGTTCGCGAAGAACACTGAAAATGGGGATCCTGTTGCTATCAAAATTCTTGACAAGGAGAAGGTTCAGAGGCACAGATTGGTTGAGCAG ATTAAGCGTGAAATTTGTACTATGAAGTTAGTCAAGCATCCTAATGTTGTTCGACTGTTTGAG GTGATGGGAAGTAAAGCAAGAATTTTCATTGTTCTGGAATATGTTACTGGTGGAGAGCTTTTTGAAATCATT GCCACTAATGGAAGGTTGAAGGAGGACGAAGCACGGAAATATTTTCAGCAACTAATCAATGCAGTTGATTATTGCCACAGTAGGGGAGTGTACCACAGAGACTTGAAG TTAGAGAATTTGCTGCTTGATGCTGCTGGAAATCTCAAAGTATCTGACTTCGGTTTAAGTGCTTTAACTGAGCAATTGAAG GCTGATGGTCTGCTTCATACTACATGTGGAACTCCCAACTATGTTGCTCCTGAG GTGATTGAGGATGGAGGCTATGATGGCGCAACTGCTGATATTTGGTCTTGTGGAGTAATCCTCTTTGTTCTTCTTGCTGGTTATTTACCTTTCGAGGATGAAAACATCATTGCCTTATACAAAAAG ATCTCTGAAGCTCAGTTTACATGTCCCTCTTGGTTTTCGCCAGGAGCTAAGAACCTGATTACCAGAATTCTTGATCCCAATCCTACAACT CGGATCACCATTGCTCAGATACTGGAAGATCCTTGGTTCAAAAAGGGATACAAGCCTCCTGTTTTTGACGAGAAATATCAAACTAGTTTGGATGACGTCGATGCTGCTTTTGGAGACTCAGAA GACCGGCATGTGAAAGAGGAAACTGAAGATCAGCCGACCACAATGAATGCATTTGAACTGATTTCACTAAACCAGGCACTGAATCTGGAGAATTTGTTTGAGGCAAAGAAG GAGTATAAAAGAGAGACAAGATTCACCTCACAATGTCCTCCTAAGGAAATAATCACAAAGATAGAAGAGGCTGCAAAACCACTTGGATTTGACATTCAGAAGAAAAAATACAAG ATGAGGATGGAGAACCCAAAAGCAGGTAGAAAAGGCAATCTAAATGTTGCAACTGAG GTTTTTCAAATAGCCCCGTCTCTTCACGTGGTTGAGCTCAAGAAAGCAAAGGGGGATACTCTGGAGTTCCAAAAG TTCTACAGAAGTCTGTCGACCCAACTGAAGGATGTTGTGTGGAAGTGCGACGGGGAGGTCGAGGGCAACAGCGCGGCGGCATGA
- the LOC120652558 gene encoding CBL-interacting protein kinase 31 isoform X1 — MYRAKRAALSPKVKRRVGKYELGRTIGEGTFAKVRFAKNTENGDPVAIKILDKEKVQRHRLVEQIKREICTMKLVKHPNVVRLFEVMGSKARIFIVLEYVTGGELFEIIATNGRLKEDEARKYFQQLINAVDYCHSRGVYHRDLKLENLLLDAAGNLKVSDFGLSALTEQLKADGLLHTTCGTPNYVAPEVIEDGGYDGATADIWSCGVILFVLLAGYLPFEDENIIALYKKISEAQFTCPSWFSPGAKNLITRILDPNPTTRITIAQILEDPWFKKGYKPPVFDEKYQTSLDDVDAAFGDSEDRHVKEETEDQPTTMNAFELISLNQALNLENLFEAKKEYKRETRFTSQCPPKEIITKIEEAAKPLGFDIQKKKYKMRMENPKAGRKGNLNVATEVSEKTTFTKQFENGRQITNSDFFENLIQTLFLDGKLQVFQIAPSLHVVELKKAKGDTLEFQKFYRSLSTQLKDVVWKCDGEVEGNSAAA; from the exons ATGTATAGGGCTAAGAGAGCTGCACTGTCACCAAAGGTGAAGCGCCGTGTTGGGAAGTATGAGCTCGGACGCACTATTGGGGAAGGAACCTTCGCAAAGGTCCGGTTCGCGAAGAACACTGAAAATGGGGATCCTGTTGCTATCAAAATTCTTGACAAGGAGAAGGTTCAGAGGCACAGATTGGTTGAGCAG ATTAAGCGTGAAATTTGTACTATGAAGTTAGTCAAGCATCCTAATGTTGTTCGACTGTTTGAG GTGATGGGAAGTAAAGCAAGAATTTTCATTGTTCTGGAATATGTTACTGGTGGAGAGCTTTTTGAAATCATT GCCACTAATGGAAGGTTGAAGGAGGACGAAGCACGGAAATATTTTCAGCAACTAATCAATGCAGTTGATTATTGCCACAGTAGGGGAGTGTACCACAGAGACTTGAAG TTAGAGAATTTGCTGCTTGATGCTGCTGGAAATCTCAAAGTATCTGACTTCGGTTTAAGTGCTTTAACTGAGCAATTGAAG GCTGATGGTCTGCTTCATACTACATGTGGAACTCCCAACTATGTTGCTCCTGAG GTGATTGAGGATGGAGGCTATGATGGCGCAACTGCTGATATTTGGTCTTGTGGAGTAATCCTCTTTGTTCTTCTTGCTGGTTATTTACCTTTCGAGGATGAAAACATCATTGCCTTATACAAAAAG ATCTCTGAAGCTCAGTTTACATGTCCCTCTTGGTTTTCGCCAGGAGCTAAGAACCTGATTACCAGAATTCTTGATCCCAATCCTACAACT CGGATCACCATTGCTCAGATACTGGAAGATCCTTGGTTCAAAAAGGGATACAAGCCTCCTGTTTTTGACGAGAAATATCAAACTAGTTTGGATGACGTCGATGCTGCTTTTGGAGACTCAGAA GACCGGCATGTGAAAGAGGAAACTGAAGATCAGCCGACCACAATGAATGCATTTGAACTGATTTCACTAAACCAGGCACTGAATCTGGAGAATTTGTTTGAGGCAAAGAAG GAGTATAAAAGAGAGACAAGATTCACCTCACAATGTCCTCCTAAGGAAATAATCACAAAGATAGAAGAGGCTGCAAAACCACTTGGATTTGACATTCAGAAGAAAAAATACAAG ATGAGGATGGAGAACCCAAAAGCAGGTAGAAAAGGCAATCTAAATGTTGCAACTGAGGTAAGTGAAAAGACCACGTTTACAAAACAGTTTGAAAATGGAAGACAAATCACAAATTCAGacttttttgaaaatttaattCAGACCTTATTTTTGGATGGCAAACTTCAGGTTTTTCAAATAGCCCCGTCTCTTCACGTGGTTGAGCTCAAGAAAGCAAAGGGGGATACTCTGGAGTTCCAAAAG TTCTACAGAAGTCTGTCGACCCAACTGAAGGATGTTGTGTGGAAGTGCGACGGGGAGGTCGAGGGCAACAGCGCGGCGGCATGA
- the LOC120652558 gene encoding CBL-interacting protein kinase 31 isoform X3 translates to MKLVKHPNVVRLFEVMGSKARIFIVLEYVTGGELFEIIATNGRLKEDEARKYFQQLINAVDYCHSRGVYHRDLKLENLLLDAAGNLKVSDFGLSALTEQLKADGLLHTTCGTPNYVAPEVIEDGGYDGATADIWSCGVILFVLLAGYLPFEDENIIALYKKISEAQFTCPSWFSPGAKNLITRILDPNPTTRITIAQILEDPWFKKGYKPPVFDEKYQTSLDDVDAAFGDSEDRHVKEETEDQPTTMNAFELISLNQALNLENLFEAKKEYKRETRFTSQCPPKEIITKIEEAAKPLGFDIQKKKYKMRMENPKAGRKGNLNVATEVSEKTTFTKQFENGRQITNSDFFENLIQTLFLDGKLQVFQIAPSLHVVELKKAKGDTLEFQKFYRSLSTQLKDVVWKCDGEVEGNSAAA, encoded by the exons ATGAAGTTAGTCAAGCATCCTAATGTTGTTCGACTGTTTGAG GTGATGGGAAGTAAAGCAAGAATTTTCATTGTTCTGGAATATGTTACTGGTGGAGAGCTTTTTGAAATCATT GCCACTAATGGAAGGTTGAAGGAGGACGAAGCACGGAAATATTTTCAGCAACTAATCAATGCAGTTGATTATTGCCACAGTAGGGGAGTGTACCACAGAGACTTGAAG TTAGAGAATTTGCTGCTTGATGCTGCTGGAAATCTCAAAGTATCTGACTTCGGTTTAAGTGCTTTAACTGAGCAATTGAAG GCTGATGGTCTGCTTCATACTACATGTGGAACTCCCAACTATGTTGCTCCTGAG GTGATTGAGGATGGAGGCTATGATGGCGCAACTGCTGATATTTGGTCTTGTGGAGTAATCCTCTTTGTTCTTCTTGCTGGTTATTTACCTTTCGAGGATGAAAACATCATTGCCTTATACAAAAAG ATCTCTGAAGCTCAGTTTACATGTCCCTCTTGGTTTTCGCCAGGAGCTAAGAACCTGATTACCAGAATTCTTGATCCCAATCCTACAACT CGGATCACCATTGCTCAGATACTGGAAGATCCTTGGTTCAAAAAGGGATACAAGCCTCCTGTTTTTGACGAGAAATATCAAACTAGTTTGGATGACGTCGATGCTGCTTTTGGAGACTCAGAA GACCGGCATGTGAAAGAGGAAACTGAAGATCAGCCGACCACAATGAATGCATTTGAACTGATTTCACTAAACCAGGCACTGAATCTGGAGAATTTGTTTGAGGCAAAGAAG GAGTATAAAAGAGAGACAAGATTCACCTCACAATGTCCTCCTAAGGAAATAATCACAAAGATAGAAGAGGCTGCAAAACCACTTGGATTTGACATTCAGAAGAAAAAATACAAG ATGAGGATGGAGAACCCAAAAGCAGGTAGAAAAGGCAATCTAAATGTTGCAACTGAGGTAAGTGAAAAGACCACGTTTACAAAACAGTTTGAAAATGGAAGACAAATCACAAATTCAGacttttttgaaaatttaattCAGACCTTATTTTTGGATGGCAAACTTCAGGTTTTTCAAATAGCCCCGTCTCTTCACGTGGTTGAGCTCAAGAAAGCAAAGGGGGATACTCTGGAGTTCCAAAAG TTCTACAGAAGTCTGTCGACCCAACTGAAGGATGTTGTGTGGAAGTGCGACGGGGAGGTCGAGGGCAACAGCGCGGCGGCATGA
- the LOC120652556 gene encoding aquaporin SIP2-1, protein MSPAPPPPSRARIRPWLVVGDLALAAAWVCAGALVKLLVYGPLGFGGRPQAEAVKASLSIVYMFIFAWLEAATGGASYNPLTILAAAVASHGGPAVYLFTAFARIPAQVIGAVLGVKLIQFTFPNVGKGARLSVGAHHGALAEGLATFMVVMVSVTLKKKEMKSFFMKTWITSIWKNTIHILSSDITGGIMNPASAFAWAYARGDHTTFDHLLVYWLAPLQATLLGVWVVTFLTKPKKIKEQ, encoded by the exons atgtctccggccccgccgccgccgtcgcgcgcccGCATCCGGCCGTGGCTGGTGGTGGGGGACCTGGCGCTGGCGGCCGCGTGGGTGTGCGCGGGCGCGCTGGTGAAGCTGCTCGTGTACGGCCCGCTCGGCTTCGGGGGCCGGCCTCAGGCCGAGGCGGTGAAGGCCTCGCTCTCCATCGTGTACATGTTCATCTTCGCCTGGCTCGAGGCCGCCACGGGCGGCGCCTCCTACAACCCGCTCACCatccttgccgccgccgtcgcctcccacGGCGGACCGGCCGTATACCTGTTCACCGCCTTCGCGCGAATCCCTGCCCAG GTGATTGGGGCGGTTCTGGGAGTGAAGCTGATTCAGTTTACTTTCCCTAATGTGGGTAAGGGGGCCCGCTTAAGTGTTGGTGCTCATCATGGAGCATTAGCTGAAGGATTAGCAACTTTCATGGTTGTTATGGTGTCAGTGACTCTTAAGAAGAAGGAGATGAAAAGTTTCTTTATGAAGACATGGATCACAAGCATCTGGAAGAACACAATTCATATCCTTAGCTCGGACATAACTGGAGGGATAATGAACCCTGCATCT GCTTTTGCTTGGGCATATGCTCGAGGAGATCATACAACATTTGACCACCTACTGGTATATTGGCTGGCGCCTCTCCAAGCAACCCTGTTAGGAGTGTGGGTAGTGACCTTCTTAACTAAacccaagaagatcaaggagcagTAG
- the LOC120652559 gene encoding calmodulin-1, with protein MADQLTDDQIAEFKEAFSLFDKDGDGCITTKELGTVMRSLGQNPTEAELQDMINEVDADGNGTIDFPEFLNLMARKMKDTDSEEELKEAFRVFDKDQNGFISAAELRHVMTNLGEKLTDEEVDEMIREADVDGDGQINYEEFVKVMMAK; from the exons ATGGCGGACCAGCTCACCGACGACCAGATCGCCGAGTTCAAGGAGGCCTTCAGCCTCTTCGACAAGGACGGCGACG GTTGCATCACAACCAAGGAGCTGGGAACTGTCATGCGCTCCTTGGGTCAGAACCCAACCGAAGCTGAGCTCCAGGACATGATCAACGAGGTTGACGCTGATGGCAACGGCACCATCGACTTCCCCGAGTTCCTCAACCTCATGGCCCGCAAAATGAAGGACACCGACTCCGAGGAGGAGCTCAAGGAGGCGTTCAGGGTGTTCGACAAGGACCAGAACGGCTTCAtctccgccgcggagctccgCCACGTGATGACCAACCTCGGCGAGAAGCTGACCGACGAGGAGGTGGACGAAATGATCCGCGAGGCGGATGTCGACGGTGACGGCCAGATCAACTACGAGGAGTTCGTCAAGGTGATGATGGCCAAGTGA